From Pseudoalteromonas viridis, the proteins below share one genomic window:
- a CDS encoding gamma-glutamylcyclotransferase family protein, which yields MASRALLNFAFGSNLTPARLQARLPHAQLLGTAHLPGYTLGFRHLGQDGSAKCSIEPDNRADAQVHGVLYALTEQEMTQLDSIEGEGYQRQCVEVVRACGTLTAAHCYITQQLHNDLLPFSWYLEHVLRGVQHHQFPAAYQQLLAQQPCILDLDYLRTRRELSIYQ from the coding sequence ATGGCATCAAGAGCACTACTGAATTTCGCCTTTGGTTCAAATTTAACCCCAGCGCGCCTGCAGGCGCGTTTGCCACATGCTCAATTGCTGGGCACGGCTCACTTACCTGGCTATACACTGGGTTTTCGCCACCTCGGACAGGATGGGTCGGCCAAATGTTCTATAGAGCCAGATAACCGGGCTGATGCGCAGGTACATGGTGTGCTCTATGCGTTAACCGAGCAAGAAATGACGCAGCTTGATAGTATTGAAGGCGAAGGCTATCAGCGCCAGTGCGTTGAGGTGGTGCGTGCCTGTGGCACCTTAACGGCGGCGCACTGCTATATCACACAACAACTGCATAACGACCTGCTGCCGTTTTCCTGGTATCTGGAGCATGTGCTGCGGGGCGTTCAACATCATCAATTTCCCGCGGCGTATCAGCAGCTGCTAGCACAGCAGCCGTGTATCCTGGACCTGGATTACCTCAGAACCCGGCGGGAGTTGTCTATTTATCAATAA
- a CDS encoding 5-carboxymethyl-2-hydroxymuconate Delta-isomerase: protein MPHLIIEHSEHLNIPISQLIQAVHQGAEGTQLFDPATIKTRAIAYANYQLGGTHQGFIHVQAHIIAGRSLAQKQLLSETLLNALYRVCGDEPLNLSVHPYDLQPEIYYKN from the coding sequence ATGCCTCATCTCATCATTGAACATTCAGAACACCTGAATATTCCCATTAGCCAACTCATTCAGGCCGTCCACCAGGGCGCCGAGGGCACACAACTGTTTGACCCCGCAACTATCAAAACCCGGGCAATTGCCTATGCCAATTACCAGTTAGGTGGCACACATCAGGGGTTTATTCATGTTCAGGCACATATCATTGCAGGACGCAGCCTGGCTCAGAAACAGCTACTGAGCGAAACCCTGTTGAATGCGCTGTACAGAGTATGCGGTGACGAGCCGCTTAATCTCAGTGTTCACCCCTATGACTTACAACCCGAGATCTACTACAAGAACTAG
- a CDS encoding LysE family transporter, with translation MSPYLDEFILIALAHFFAVASPGPDFAIVLKQSISHGRRNALMTSVGVGLGIIVHVTYCLLGVALVLSQSPELFNAFKYLAGAYLAYMGVQALRASAAATGPQPAEAEPLTQESGMTALRRGFLVNALNPKATLFFLSLFTLVIDPGTPQSVQLFYGLYMALATWIWFSFLSLVLSKAAVRRFFQRAGHWFDRGIGVILLLLALRLVL, from the coding sequence GTGTCGCCTTACCTGGATGAGTTTATTCTGATAGCACTGGCACATTTTTTTGCCGTCGCAAGTCCCGGGCCTGACTTTGCCATCGTCCTCAAGCAAAGTATTAGCCATGGCCGGCGCAATGCGCTGATGACAAGTGTCGGGGTCGGGCTGGGGATTATAGTGCATGTAACCTATTGCCTGCTCGGCGTCGCATTGGTGTTATCGCAATCACCGGAGCTGTTTAATGCCTTTAAATATCTGGCGGGGGCCTATTTAGCATATATGGGAGTTCAGGCACTTCGGGCAAGCGCTGCAGCGACCGGGCCACAGCCCGCAGAAGCAGAGCCGCTCACTCAGGAAAGCGGAATGACAGCGCTGCGCCGTGGCTTTTTAGTCAATGCTTTGAACCCCAAGGCCACGTTGTTTTTCCTCTCACTGTTTACTTTGGTGATTGATCCCGGCACGCCGCAGTCCGTACAACTTTTCTACGGTTTGTATATGGCGCTGGCCACCTGGATATGGTTTTCATTCCTGTCACTGGTACTGAGTAAAGCGGCGGTCCGGCGCTTTTTTCAGCGTGCCGGGCATTGGTTTGATCGCGGTATCGGCGTGATTTTACTTTTGCTGGCGCTTAGGTTAGTTCTGTAA
- the secF gene encoding protein translocase subunit SecF has protein sequence MQLLRIKDTIRFMAARKVSMAFSALLILASVFSLAYKGMNMGLDFTGGTAVEVGFSQPADLPKVRSTLAENGFPDASVTLFGSSQDVLVRLAPRDDVKAEILGNQLVDALKQVDSNVEMRRIEFVGPSVGEDLKEQGGLAMLTALLCILIYVAFRFEWRFAVGAVAALFHDVILTMGLFSLLGLEFDLTILAAILAVIGYSLNDTIVVSDRIRENFRKVRIDDTLEIIDISLTQTLNRTLVTSITTILVLVALFVWGGQTIHGFATALLFGVFIGTYSSVYVASSVAVAMGVSKEDLIPVEVEKEGADLDAMP, from the coding sequence ATGCAGTTATTAAGAATCAAAGACACTATCCGCTTTATGGCGGCGCGCAAAGTGTCGATGGCGTTTTCTGCGCTACTGATCCTGGCGTCTGTTTTCAGCCTGGCTTACAAAGGCATGAACATGGGTCTGGATTTTACCGGTGGTACGGCGGTTGAAGTGGGTTTTTCTCAGCCTGCCGACTTACCGAAAGTGCGTAGCACGCTGGCTGAAAATGGTTTCCCGGATGCGTCGGTGACGTTATTTGGTTCAAGTCAGGACGTACTGGTACGCCTGGCGCCGCGCGATGACGTGAAAGCCGAGATCCTGGGTAACCAGCTGGTTGACGCACTGAAACAGGTTGACAGCAATGTTGAGATGCGCCGCATCGAGTTTGTTGGCCCGAGTGTGGGTGAGGATCTGAAAGAGCAGGGGGGTCTGGCAATGCTGACCGCACTGCTGTGTATCCTTATCTATGTTGCGTTTCGTTTCGAATGGCGCTTTGCTGTGGGCGCGGTTGCCGCTTTGTTCCACGATGTGATCCTGACCATGGGTCTGTTTTCACTGCTGGGATTGGAGTTTGACCTGACCATTCTGGCCGCTATCCTGGCCGTGATAGGTTACTCGCTCAACGATACCATTGTTGTATCAGACCGGATCCGTGAAAACTTCCGTAAGGTGCGCATTGACGATACGCTGGAGATCATCGATATCTCACTGACTCAGACGCTAAACCGTACCTTAGTGACGTCAATCACGACCATTCTGGTATTGGTTGCCTTGTTTGTCTGGGGTGGCCAGACTATCCATGGTTTTGCCACAGCGCTGCTGTTCGGTGTATTCATTGGTACTTACTCGTCGGTCTATGTGGCCAGCTCTGTGGCGGTGGCCATGGGCGTGAGTAAAGAAGATTTGATCCCGGTTGAAGTGGAAAAAGAAGGCGCCGATCTGGATGCCATGCCATAA
- a CDS encoding pseudouridine synthase — translation MKFPCRLDKFVSHTSELPRSKVKIGIKKGLAVVNGEKVSKADHTIQQNDKVEWEGVQLVYLGKRYYMLNKPVGYVCANQDDLHPTVFELLDEPNLKDFHVAGRLDLDTTGLVLITNDGDWSHQITSPKKQKFKTYLVETQEALTEEALEQLRQGVALHNEKNLTQPAIAEQLDKYSLRLSICEGKYHQVKRMLAAVGNKVVELHRENVAGIELDPQLAAGEYRLLTEDEVNIINAR, via the coding sequence ATGAAATTCCCCTGTCGTTTAGATAAGTTTGTCAGTCACACCAGTGAGCTGCCACGCAGTAAAGTCAAAATTGGGATCAAAAAAGGTCTGGCCGTTGTCAACGGTGAAAAAGTCAGCAAAGCCGACCATACGATCCAACAGAATGACAAGGTCGAATGGGAGGGAGTACAGCTGGTTTACCTGGGTAAACGTTACTATATGCTGAACAAACCGGTCGGCTACGTGTGTGCCAACCAGGATGACCTACACCCCACCGTTTTCGAGCTGTTAGACGAGCCCAACTTAAAAGATTTTCATGTTGCGGGACGATTAGACCTGGATACCACCGGACTGGTTTTAATTACCAATGACGGCGACTGGTCTCATCAAATTACCTCACCCAAAAAGCAAAAGTTCAAAACTTACCTGGTTGAAACGCAAGAAGCTCTTACCGAAGAAGCCCTTGAGCAGCTGCGCCAGGGGGTGGCCCTGCATAACGAAAAAAACCTCACCCAGCCCGCCATAGCGGAGCAGCTGGATAAGTATTCACTGCGCTTGTCCATCTGTGAGGGCAAGTACCATCAGGTAAAACGTATGCTGGCCGCCGTGGGTAATAAGGTTGTGGAACTACACCGTGAGAATGTCGCGGGCATTGAACTGGATCCCCAACTGGCCGCCGGAGAGTACCGTTTACTCACCGAGGACGAAGTTAACATAATTAATGCAAGGTAA
- a CDS encoding bifunctional diguanylate cyclase/phosphodiesterase, producing MDSTQILLDEIIANQAVYTAFQPIYDLAKEQVLGFEALSRGKRGSALEQPDSLFAAASRYDRLSELELLCRQRAITQFVAQQLPGKLFLNVSPKALLDPRHPKGETLHLVEQAGLAASRIVIEVTEQDKVDDGFLLLKTIAHYRQLGFTIAIDDLGAGYSGLKQWSELCPDFVKVDRYFIDYCDQSIVKREFLKSIIELAKATNTAVIAEGIERMEELALLEQLGIVNAQGYLLAKPSEHPNCEMINLAQHRHTDNKDNPFEQSIAIGWLAKDVAAIHTCTQCLDAHRHFERDKRLMSLTVVNDAREPVGLLHRDQLTEVFAAPYGHALFDKKPVTELMDKQPLVVDEQEQLDSVSQLITEHEFDIRRHIIITREGRYLGLAPLRDILKHITDEKIRHAQHANPLTMLPGNVAINEAIEQRLRAMHGFSLAYIDLNHFKQFNDLYGYASGDSVIKLLAEVTVAVCKHSHCFVGHIGGDDFMVVFDNDDAETLCHEIIQRFEAQSKAFFTPEHVAAGGYWASNREGQKQFVPLLTLSIGLVSPDVESCSNSHQVAALATDAKKEAKRYRNSYLFVCNRRKPSAPVVRLDAVSSDFA from the coding sequence GTGGACTCAACGCAGATCCTTTTGGATGAAATCATCGCAAACCAGGCCGTATACACGGCATTCCAGCCAATTTATGACTTGGCAAAGGAGCAAGTGCTCGGCTTCGAGGCGCTCAGCCGTGGTAAGCGAGGCTCTGCGCTGGAGCAACCAGACAGCCTGTTTGCGGCTGCCAGTCGCTATGATCGGCTGTCTGAGCTGGAATTATTATGCCGCCAAAGAGCGATCACGCAATTTGTGGCGCAACAACTCCCCGGTAAGCTGTTTCTGAATGTCAGTCCAAAAGCCTTGCTGGATCCGCGTCACCCCAAAGGCGAAACCTTACATCTGGTTGAGCAGGCCGGGCTGGCAGCCAGCCGCATTGTGATTGAGGTGACTGAGCAGGATAAAGTGGATGATGGCTTTTTACTGTTAAAAACCATTGCCCATTACCGCCAGCTCGGATTCACCATTGCCATTGACGACCTGGGGGCGGGCTATTCGGGACTAAAGCAGTGGTCTGAGTTATGTCCTGATTTTGTTAAGGTGGATCGCTACTTTATCGATTATTGCGACCAGAGCATCGTCAAACGAGAGTTTCTGAAATCTATCATTGAACTGGCAAAAGCAACCAACACCGCAGTCATTGCAGAAGGGATCGAGCGTATGGAAGAGCTCGCTTTGCTGGAGCAGCTGGGGATTGTGAACGCGCAAGGGTATCTGTTGGCTAAACCCAGTGAACATCCCAACTGCGAGATGATTAATCTGGCCCAGCATCGTCATACTGACAATAAAGACAATCCGTTTGAGCAGTCCATTGCGATTGGCTGGCTGGCTAAAGATGTGGCTGCGATCCACACCTGTACGCAGTGTCTCGATGCGCATCGGCATTTTGAGCGAGATAAGCGGCTGATGAGTTTGACGGTCGTGAATGACGCCAGAGAGCCGGTGGGGTTGTTGCACCGGGATCAGCTCACCGAAGTCTTCGCAGCCCCTTATGGCCATGCGTTATTCGATAAAAAGCCTGTAACAGAGCTGATGGATAAGCAGCCTTTGGTTGTGGATGAGCAGGAGCAGCTCGACAGTGTCAGCCAACTGATCACTGAGCATGAGTTCGACATCCGGCGACACATTATTATTACCAGGGAAGGGCGCTACCTGGGTCTGGCACCGCTACGGGATATTCTCAAGCATATTACCGATGAAAAAATTCGTCATGCGCAACACGCCAACCCGCTGACCATGTTACCGGGTAATGTGGCTATCAATGAAGCGATTGAGCAGCGTTTGCGGGCCATGCATGGGTTTTCACTGGCTTATATCGACCTCAATCATTTCAAGCAGTTTAACGACCTGTACGGGTACGCCAGTGGCGACAGCGTGATTAAGTTGCTGGCCGAAGTCACTGTGGCTGTGTGCAAGCACAGTCATTGTTTTGTGGGCCATATCGGCGGCGATGACTTTATGGTGGTGTTTGACAATGATGATGCTGAGACTTTATGCCATGAGATAATCCAACGCTTTGAAGCCCAGTCTAAAGCTTTTTTCACTCCGGAGCATGTGGCGGCCGGCGGGTACTGGGCCAGTAACCGGGAAGGACAGAAACAATTTGTCCCTTTACTGACGTTATCGATCGGTTTGGTCTCTCCGGACGTAGAATCTTGTAGTAACAGTCATCAGGTTGCTGCATTGGCAACGGATGCCAAAAAAGAGGCCAAACGATACCGCAATAGTTATCTGTTTGTCTGCAACCGCCGTAAGCCCAGCGCACCCGTAGTACGCCTGGACGCAGTCAGCAGCGATTTCGCTTGA
- a CDS encoding serine hydrolase, which translates to MKYQFGKGLIAAALLSVSSTPALAQQQVPGVNVADVERAVVEAMETFHIPGIALAVVERGQVVLSKGFGVRHIANQDKVDADTLFGIASNSKAFTATALAMLVDEGKLSWDDKVIKHIPEFRLADPYATREMTIRDLLSHRSGLGKGAGDLMIWPDTDKSMDQLLEGIAHLPTNSSFRSEYAYNNLMFVVAGEVVHRVTGQDWRTFVEQRMFKPLGMQTSKAGFGRIPEQNNNWATGSIFWEGQLTPFFIDYLEDFRGAGAIASSANDMSRWLLTQLSQGQTPDGKRLFSDEQQAQMWLPHIMRKPSSEGRRNYQQQFRGYGLGWAIEDYFGHKKVGHGGGILGMVSQVAMIPGKELGVVVLSNQQVYPALTAIINEVFEDALGLPERDWVKETAERYYAKRAETYREAGVVKVDNPQPALANQVYTGTLLSPWYGEVIVEELDGQLHIDFTHTAMLKGKLVHHSGNTFVVKWQQPMLEADAYIQFTLSPSQQVEAASMSWVNPDITDFSFDFHNLQLKAKPLPES; encoded by the coding sequence ATGAAGTACCAATTTGGCAAAGGCCTGATCGCGGCCGCATTATTGTCTGTGAGTAGTACCCCGGCATTAGCGCAGCAGCAAGTGCCTGGCGTGAATGTTGCGGATGTCGAGCGAGCGGTGGTTGAGGCCATGGAGACATTTCATATTCCGGGCATTGCACTGGCCGTGGTCGAGCGCGGCCAGGTGGTGCTGAGCAAGGGATTTGGTGTGCGCCATATTGCAAATCAGGATAAGGTCGATGCAGATACCCTGTTCGGCATTGCCTCTAACAGTAAGGCATTTACGGCGACGGCGCTGGCGATGCTGGTGGATGAAGGCAAGCTGAGCTGGGATGATAAAGTGATTAAACATATCCCCGAGTTTCGTCTGGCCGACCCCTATGCCACTCGTGAAATGACCATCCGGGATTTACTGAGCCACCGCAGCGGGCTGGGTAAAGGCGCAGGCGATCTGATGATCTGGCCGGATACGGATAAAAGCATGGATCAGTTGCTGGAAGGAATTGCACACTTACCGACCAACAGCAGCTTTCGCAGTGAATACGCCTACAACAACCTGATGTTTGTGGTGGCAGGCGAAGTGGTACACAGAGTAACAGGGCAGGACTGGCGTACTTTTGTCGAGCAGCGTATGTTCAAACCTCTGGGTATGCAGACATCCAAAGCCGGGTTTGGCCGGATCCCCGAGCAGAATAACAACTGGGCGACTGGCAGTATTTTCTGGGAAGGACAGCTGACGCCCTTTTTCATCGACTATCTGGAAGATTTTCGTGGTGCCGGCGCGATTGCGTCGAGTGCAAATGATATGAGCCGCTGGCTACTCACTCAGTTGTCTCAGGGACAGACGCCTGATGGCAAACGCTTGTTCAGTGACGAGCAGCAAGCACAGATGTGGCTGCCGCACATTATGCGCAAGCCCAGTAGTGAGGGTAGAAGAAACTATCAGCAACAATTCAGGGGCTATGGCCTGGGCTGGGCCATTGAAGACTATTTTGGTCATAAAAAAGTGGGGCACGGCGGTGGGATCCTGGGCATGGTCTCTCAGGTAGCCATGATACCGGGCAAAGAACTTGGCGTGGTGGTCTTGTCTAACCAGCAGGTCTACCCGGCTTTGACCGCCATTATCAATGAGGTGTTCGAAGACGCACTGGGCCTGCCAGAGCGAGACTGGGTGAAAGAAACCGCTGAACGTTATTATGCCAAACGCGCAGAGACCTATCGCGAAGCGGGCGTGGTGAAAGTTGACAACCCGCAACCGGCGCTGGCCAATCAGGTGTATACGGGTACTCTGCTCAGTCCCTGGTATGGCGAGGTGATTGTCGAGGAGCTGGATGGCCAGTTACATATCGACTTTACCCACACAGCGATGCTGAAAGGGAAGCTGGTGCATCACAGTGGCAATACCTTTGTTGTAAAGTGGCAGCAGCCTATGCTGGAAGCCGATGCCTATATCCAATTTACTTTGTCGCCATCGCAACAGGTTGAAGCCGCCAGCATGTCCTGGGTGAACCCGGATATCACAGATTTCAGTTTTGATTTTCATAATTTGCAGCTTAAAGCTAAGCCGCTGCCAGAAAGCTAA
- a CDS encoding methyl-accepting chemotaxis protein codes for MFSSFTLRTKIILFAASIFTALILVAIVGLQSLRHASETDNIARINQLMKSTANIVLQFEGFVRSGDLTEAQAKTLASQILRENKYHDSEYVYVVDSKLNFIAAPHDPHLHDTSFNDFKDASGNSIGRMVERLVGSQTNRIITYNWTSERNGSVAAMTSVVQKTPLFGWYVGTGISYQEVDERYWDTAIWLASLSLLIAVALTFALTRFGLSLSNKLGAELDDVLKIVQEVSRGNLTSKIHSDNAKPDSILAGMEYMQQGLKGVVGGLKSVSDSLNEQSHNGETRSNELESLTRSLSEETQMVASAITELTASAQTVVEHAEQAAESVQQAEGQGQSADKLTTKASEAIALLEQQIDSAGNNIQVLDEEVKNIANVLSVIQSIAEQTNLLALNAAIEAARAGEQGRGFAVVADEVRQLAQRTQTSTEEIHTMIGNLQSATQEAKASVTLSIATSEKTVTMSSEASDALKRVAESLSAISQMSDQIAQAAKEQLAAGEDTAQRVVTISDTASQTAQVSHHAHQATDSITALTHQLEKEMAKFKV; via the coding sequence GTGTTTTCATCATTCACTTTAAGAACAAAAATCATTCTATTTGCAGCCTCCATTTTTACCGCGCTCATCCTGGTTGCGATCGTTGGGCTGCAATCTCTCAGACACGCCAGCGAAACTGATAACATTGCGCGCATCAATCAGCTAATGAAGAGCACCGCAAATATCGTGTTGCAGTTCGAAGGGTTCGTGCGCAGCGGTGACCTGACTGAGGCACAAGCGAAAACCCTGGCCTCACAAATCCTCAGGGAAAATAAATATCACGACTCTGAATATGTGTATGTGGTCGACAGCAAGCTAAATTTTATTGCCGCTCCCCATGACCCCCACCTTCACGATACCAGCTTTAACGACTTCAAAGATGCCAGTGGCAACAGCATTGGCAGAATGGTAGAGCGCCTGGTCGGCTCTCAGACGAACCGCATTATTACCTACAACTGGACATCAGAGCGTAACGGCAGCGTAGCTGCCATGACGTCGGTAGTGCAAAAAACCCCTTTGTTCGGCTGGTATGTCGGCACCGGGATAAGCTACCAGGAGGTCGACGAACGCTATTGGGATACGGCTATCTGGCTGGCATCCTTGTCCTTACTCATTGCCGTTGCACTGACCTTTGCGTTAACCCGCTTCGGACTGTCGCTGTCTAACAAACTGGGCGCGGAGCTGGATGACGTGCTGAAAATTGTTCAGGAGGTATCCCGTGGCAACCTGACATCGAAGATCCACAGTGATAACGCAAAACCAGACAGCATTCTGGCGGGCATGGAATACATGCAGCAGGGTCTCAAAGGTGTGGTTGGTGGGCTCAAGTCGGTCAGTGATTCACTCAACGAGCAAAGCCACAATGGCGAAACACGCTCGAATGAACTGGAATCACTCACCCGCAGCCTGAGCGAAGAAACTCAGATGGTCGCCTCGGCCATTACCGAACTCACCGCCTCAGCACAGACCGTAGTAGAACATGCTGAACAAGCCGCAGAATCAGTGCAGCAAGCCGAGGGCCAGGGACAAAGCGCCGATAAGCTGACGACCAAAGCCTCGGAAGCGATTGCCTTGCTGGAGCAGCAAATTGACAGTGCTGGCAATAATATCCAGGTGCTGGATGAGGAAGTAAAAAACATTGCCAACGTACTGAGTGTGATCCAAAGCATTGCAGAGCAAACCAATCTGCTGGCGCTGAATGCCGCGATTGAGGCTGCCCGTGCGGGTGAACAGGGGCGCGGCTTCGCCGTTGTGGCCGATGAAGTCAGACAGCTGGCACAACGCACACAGACCAGCACGGAAGAAATTCACACCATGATTGGCAATCTGCAATCCGCAACGCAGGAAGCCAAAGCATCGGTCACTCTCAGCATCGCCACCAGTGAAAAAACGGTGACTATGTCGAGTGAGGCCAGTGACGCACTGAAACGGGTAGCCGAGTCGCTCAGTGCCATATCGCAAATGAGCGACCAGATTGCGCAAGCAGCCAAAGAGCAGCTGGCAGCCGGAGAAGATACCGCTCAGCGCGTTGTGACCATCTCAGATACCGCCAGCCAGACTGCACAGGTCTCGCACCATGCCCATCAGGCAACTGACAGTATTACGGCATTGACCCATCAGCTGGAAAAAGAAATGGCAAAATTTAAAGTTTAG
- a CDS encoding substrate-binding periplasmic protein, translating into MVKRVMYLMLILLGVVAEAKPSIYVAKEMRPLYDRDLFLYELLDLSLKAAEYPVDIQHVKVHPHQQRTLLALSKGEVDLHWSMSSPAREKLAIAVKFPLFDGLIGKRALLVHRAQLARFEAVKDKAALAKLVAVQGHDWPDTKILAVNGLKVRPIVNYQAMFDLILTQKADYFPRSVIEVDSELAAQSATDLVKLPGVYLSYPAHFYFFVNKQKPQLAEKLALGLSRLKESGEYRQLLARYFDLSFLSTARPIYLDNPFFHTD; encoded by the coding sequence ATGGTAAAACGGGTTATGTATCTGATGCTAATACTGCTTGGTGTGGTTGCCGAAGCGAAACCAAGCATCTATGTTGCCAAGGAAATGCGTCCCCTCTATGACCGCGATTTATTCCTTTATGAATTGCTCGACTTATCCCTCAAAGCGGCCGAATATCCGGTTGATATCCAACATGTTAAGGTGCATCCTCATCAGCAACGCACCCTGCTCGCGCTGAGTAAAGGCGAAGTTGACTTACACTGGAGCATGTCGAGTCCGGCGCGAGAAAAGCTGGCAATTGCGGTTAAATTCCCCCTGTTTGATGGTCTGATCGGCAAGCGTGCCTTGCTGGTCCATCGCGCACAGCTGGCTCGTTTTGAAGCGGTGAAGGATAAAGCGGCACTGGCCAAGCTGGTTGCTGTACAAGGGCATGACTGGCCCGATACAAAAATACTGGCAGTCAATGGCTTAAAGGTCAGGCCGATTGTGAATTATCAGGCGATGTTTGACTTGATCCTGACACAAAAAGCGGACTATTTTCCCCGCTCGGTGATAGAGGTAGATTCCGAGCTGGCGGCACAGTCGGCCACGGATTTGGTCAAGCTCCCCGGCGTTTATCTGTCGTATCCGGCACATTTCTACTTTTTTGTGAACAAACAAAAACCACAGCTGGCAGAGAAACTGGCGCTGGGACTATCGCGTTTGAAAGAAAGCGGTGAGTATCGGCAGCTATTGGCGCGCTACTTTGATCTTTCCTTTTTGAGCACTGCAAGGCCGATATATCTCGACAACCCGTTCTTCCACACAGACTGA